Within the Arachis duranensis cultivar V14167 chromosome 10, aradu.V14167.gnm2.J7QH, whole genome shotgun sequence genome, the region AATAATATTCAcaatcataaatataaaattaaaatattattacaattattattttttgcacTCAATGTGTATGATGCATcctattaatttattatcttttaattttatttttctgtttaatgaCATTGTTTCAGAGTTACTTTCCTGAGTAATAACATTCatgaatatatttataaaaaattggagCAGCAAATTCAAGGATAGTTTATTCAActcaaaatagttaaaaaattacatttttaagGACATCGAGAAACAATATATTCTTTTTACGGTATTTCAGATGTATGAGTGTGTATAAAGCACGAACACTTGTTTAATTGTCATGTTCGCGTGTCGAACACATTTCGGACACGCCATTCGTCTGACACTCATTCGAGACACATGTCTGTTGGGTTCAactgtgtcttaataaaaaataaaaaaattttcgccGGATACACttggacacacttaaatactaTCATGTGTCAGCGTATTCAGTCTTAttgttaatatatattcttgaaataaatttagatattgtatatattattatttattaaaataaaaagatattttaaatagttaatataattaaaataagccagtaaaaataataaaaaaattaatttatatttcaatatcaataaatatcaaaatatcattacgatttatctaaaaaaatactttatattttatatgtatgcatATCCCCATatcttataagattttaaaattcgcgtGTGAGCGTATCCCGTGTCGTGTCATGTCCGTATCAATCTCCGTGCATGAGTGctaaattatttaagaaaataaaacttataaGATGCAGTTTTTGCAATAATGTATGCTAATGTCTAAATGTAATTCGAGAAAAGGTTTACTTTGCCCTTTCTAGGATCAACATTTCAAAaccacccaaaaaaaaaactgaagtcatcaatttaattatataattaaattttataggcaagtaataaattataaacatgTAAAAAAGTTAAGATGAAGAGTCtacagaaatgtgatttttattttgaaaagcaaAATTagtatcaataaaaataagatataaaagcatgaaaaaaaataatttaaaggaAATATGTAAAATACAATCAATCATTACAAATAACCAGAAATTGACAATTTGTTCTTTTAATTATAGGTTCTCATTCTAAGCACCAACATTGAAATGATCTTATTTCCATTGCTTAGGTACTCTCTTATTCTTGAAGAGTTTATACAATGGAGCACTATCAGTGAAGAGCCTTCTTCCATCCCATGATGTAGATTCATGTTTCCATGCAGGTCCAATAAGCCATGATGCAGCAACTCCACCAATTAACCCTCCTAACTGAAATAGAACATGTCAAAAAGTAGCATTAGCAAGGGTAAAAGAAACTAATTTTTGTATGGCCAACAACTGTGCTACCTAACTAAAGAAACTAAAAATCTGAAGGTACTTGGAAAAGGTTCATTGGTTGATTAACTATAAATTGCGggataaaaaaatgagatataaATCGGTGCAATACTTACATGTCCCCAATTGTCAATGCCCTTGGATAATATCCCAATGAGCTGCATCAGAAATGTGTGTCACCATTAGAACACAAAAGACCAGAAACATAAGTTACAGGCTTACAACAACCTCCCAATAAATCATAGAGTGATGATACAAGTCAATAGAAGAATAAGGTTCCCTAAGTCAGTAAAATTGCATGGAAAAAATCTCTCTCCCCAACACAAGCATATAAGTATATTACATATTTAAGCAAGTACATGTACATTCATGCATAAAAATCTGACCAAATATTAATGTCAGAGCAACAATTTAGCAGAATCAGAATTCAGAAGTGATCTGAGCATCTTAGCTCAGAACGAGAAAGCAGACGCTATCTGAAGATGAGTGATAATACAATCGAGAAGGATTAAATGAAAAGACACAGGGAAAGAAGACCCTTACCATATTGAGTGCAATTACATGTGCTATGTGCAGCAAATCTTCTTTACCACCTCCTACGATGTCCTTGTGCCTCAAGACAAACACTGCAACTGACCCAACCTGAATCGTGTAGCTAATTAGGAGAtaggtaaaaataaaattatagcttCAATTGTGGTTATCTATGTGTACAGCAGTAGAATAACAAGAAGGAAGTAGAGTGAATTTGCGaccaatataatatttaaagaaCTTACTAGTCCAAAAATTGCCCCGGATGCACCTACTGCAGGCATTCTGCAGAACCAATAACTCATAGCTGAACCTGATTTTCTAGAAATTGAGGAATCAGAATATTTGGAGGTAAGCAATTTCATCGGCTATTGTAGAGAGAATATAAACCGTTACTTGCAATTGCAGAGGCAAAGTATACTGCAAGAAATCTTTTAGGACCACTGAAGATCTCCACGGTAGGACCAACTGAGTTTAACGAATAACAATTGATCTGAAGAGAGTATGCAGTAAGTTtaataaatgaacaaatggGCTGTAACAAAACAAActtcaaataattaaattatatttgacCCGACCAGGAGATGTCCAACGTTTGCATGCAGAAAGGAAGATGTGGCGAGTCTCCAAAATTGTCCTTTGTCAATCAGACTGTTTATCTAGTAACATACACACCGGACATGTAATACCTTACACAAAATTTAGGATGTTTTCATATTCTTAATTGCAACCTTACCTTCGCTCCCCATAACAAAAGCTTGCCTTGGGTTGCAAGTTGTACAATATAAAATCTGTGcaagtaataattaaaataataagatatctACAAAGTATGACGATTTGCAGAAACACCAAGTTACTAACACTGTCTAATAAACTAGCAAACTATGTACAGCTATATGCACACAACAATGTAAAAGAAAATTCATGGGAATATGGTAATACTCACAAGACATTAGCAGCAAGGAGAATGTTTGTCCATTTCCTTCCATTAAATGGATTGTTTCCAGACATCTTGGAGTTAGACATCCCACCATTTCCAAAGTGTACTCCATGTCCTCCCCCATTAAAGAAAGAGAAACTAGTTGAACATGTGGAATTCAAATCATTGTTTGAAAGTTGAAGAAAATTTAGTCCTTTGAGTTTAAGGGAACTTTGGCACCATTTATCCTTCAATTTAAACAGTTGATCAAGAGAAGTGAGTTTCTGttcaagaagaaaaaacacTAGAGTCATCAGGGTATGCTACCACAACATCAAAAGAAGATTGAGAAGCCACAAGAGGTTGCTCATTTTCATTAAGGCTGCTTTTGGTAGCTTGGATAGGACATTAATACAAAGAAAGAGATGCAAAATATAGCTCAATTCAGTATTTGTGTCTTGTCTCAGTTTCCAAAAGCAGCACTAAGGTACCAAAATAATAGACAAAACCAAACAAGGATCCATTATATTGGTACATTTCAACCACTATAGTAGCCTATGAGTCTATGACCTCTTTATCCTAAACGTATAATCAGCATAAGGAACTAGGACCCCATGATTATTCTAATTTCTAAACGAAATTCACCGAAAAGCAACATTTTTCAAACAGTATGACACTTATGACCTCAATTTCAGCAGGTTCCCATGATAAAAATGAAGTAATTACAAATTCTTCAGAGAAATCGAACAAAAACGCTGCGTAATTTGTTGCAAAAGTAAAAGAATAAGTTAAGAAGAGACCTTGAAACAGGAGTGAAGAAGGGCGTCAAGGCGGAGATGGTGGTTGGAGCAGTGGCGGAGAAGGTGGCCGGCGGCGGCGGTGGCGATGAGATCAAGTGGGTAAGGAGCTGCCTTGCAAACTGGCGACAGGAAAAGCTGAGGACCATTCACTCCTACCATTCTCTTTCCCACGCTCGTTTCttacttttctctttctctcattttctcttcttttttctttttatttttctttctctttttcgaaATTCACAGTTGTCTCAGAAATCTTCTTACGAAGAGAATATAAAAACAAAGTAcatgcaataaaataaaataaaagagagacacaaaaataaaaacaactaAAAGTACTAGTATGAAATTACAACTTTACAATATTAGTAAGTTTTGAAAATATTCGTGCGCATGAATTGAATacacaaaaa harbors:
- the LOC107468827 gene encoding RHOMBOID-like protein 10, chloroplastic isoform X2, translated to MVGVNGPQLFLSPVCKAAPYPLDLIATAAAGHLLRHCSNHHLRLDALLHSCFKDKWCQSSLKLKGLNFLQLSNNDLNSTCSTSFSFFNGGGHGVHFGNGGMSNSKMSGNNPFNGRKWTNILLAANVLFYIVQLATQGKLLLWGAKINSLIDKGQFWRLATSSFLHANVGHLLINCYSLNSVGPTVEIFSGPKRFLAVYFASAIASSAMSYWFCRMPAVGASGAIFGLVGSVAVFVLRHKDIVGGGKEDLLHIAHVIALNMLIGILSKGIDNWGHLGGLIGGVAASWLIGPAWKHESTSWDGRRLFTDSAPLYKLFKNKRVPKQWK
- the LOC107468827 gene encoding RHOMBOID-like protein 10, chloroplastic isoform X1 — its product is MVGVNGPQLFLSPVCKAAPYPLDLIATAAAGHLLRHCSNHHLRLDALLHSCFKKLTSLDQLFKLKDKWCQSSLKLKGLNFLQLSNNDLNSTCSTSFSFFNGGGHGVHFGNGGMSNSKMSGNNPFNGRKWTNILLAANVLFYIVQLATQGKLLLWGAKINSLIDKGQFWRLATSSFLHANVGHLLINCYSLNSVGPTVEIFSGPKRFLAVYFASAIASSAMSYWFCRMPAVGASGAIFGLVGSVAVFVLRHKDIVGGGKEDLLHIAHVIALNMLIGILSKGIDNWGHLGGLIGGVAASWLIGPAWKHESTSWDGRRLFTDSAPLYKLFKNKRVPKQWK